The segment AGCGCCGGGTGTGGGAGCTGTCGGGCGGGCAAAAACAGCGTGTGGGCCTGGCCCGAGCGCTGGCTGCCGACCCCCGTGTGTTGCTGATGGACGAACCGTTCGGCGCCCTCGATGCCTTTACCCGTGAGCAAATGCAGGAGCTGCTGCTGCAAGTGTGCCGTCGCACCGACAAGCCCGTTTTCCTGATTACCCACGACATTGAAGAAGCGGTGTTTCTGGCCACGGATCTGATTTTGCTGGCGCCCAACCCGGGTCGCATTGTTGAACGGTTGACCCTGGATTTTGGCCAGCGCTACAACGCGGGCGAGTCTGCCCGCTCGATCAAGTCCGACCCTCGTTTTATCGAAACCCGTGAACATGTGCTTGAGCGCGTGTTTTCACAACGCGGTGCCGCCCAGCGGCAGGAGCGCGCATGAGCAGTTATGAAGCCGTTACTGGCGCCCCCGTTGCCGTGCCCCACGCACCGCGCCCGGTTAAACGCAGCCTGAGCACGCGCTGGATCAGCGTCCTGACCCTCGTCACTCTGATCGCCGTCTGGTGGGCTGTCACTGCGGGCGGATGGATCGAGCCGCTGTTTTTGCCACCGCCCTCTGCCGTGCTGCAAAAAGGCTGGTTGCTCGCGACCGCTGGCTATATGGACTCCACCCTGTGGCAACACCTGGGCGCGAGTTTGAGCCGTATCGGGCTGGGGCTGGGCTTTGCGATTCTGACGGCAGTGCCGGTGGGTATCGCCATTGGTCACAACCGGATTGCACGTGGCATTTTCGACCCGCTGATCGAGTTCTACCGCCCGATACCGCCTTTGGCCTACTTGCCGCTGATCGTGATCTGGTGCGGGATTGGCGAGTTGTCGAAAGTGTTGCTGATTTACCTGGCGATCTTTGCCCCTATCGCCATTGCTACCGCCACGGGCGTGCGGACGGTCGACCCGGCCAAAGTGCGCGCGGCGCAGTCGTTGGGCGCCACGCGCTGGCAGCTGATTCGCCATGTGATTTTGCCGAGTGCCTTGCCGGATATTTTGAC is part of the Pseudomonas sp. ML2-2023-3 genome and harbors:
- the tauB gene encoding taurine ABC transporter ATP-binding subunit; amino-acid sequence: MALLSLERISAQYPGAAEPVLSDISVSLGPQQLLVALGPSGSGKTSLLNLIAGFVEPSSGRITLDGVPVHGPSAERGVVFQDDVLLPWQDVLANVAFGLELAGVPRSKREARAREMLALVDLSGFEKRRVWELSGGQKQRVGLARALAADPRVLLMDEPFGALDAFTREQMQELLLQVCRRTDKPVFLITHDIEEAVFLATDLILLAPNPGRIVERLTLDFGQRYNAGESARSIKSDPRFIETREHVLERVFSQRGAAQRQERA
- the tauC gene encoding taurine ABC transporter permease TauC; the encoded protein is MSSYEAVTGAPVAVPHAPRPVKRSLSTRWISVLTLVTLIAVWWAVTAGGWIEPLFLPPPSAVLQKGWLLATAGYMDSTLWQHLGASLSRIGLGLGFAILTAVPVGIAIGHNRIARGIFDPLIEFYRPIPPLAYLPLIVIWCGIGELSKVLLIYLAIFAPIAIATATGVRTVDPAKVRAAQSLGATRWQLIRHVILPSALPDILTGVRIGLGVGWSTLVAAELIAASSGLGFMVQSAAQFLVTDVVVLGILVIAIIAFAMEMGLRALQRKLVPWHGQAH